One genomic window of Candidatus Nitrosopumilus sediminis includes the following:
- a CDS encoding peptidylprolyl isomerase: protein MATVNIETNLGNISFKLLPELAPETVRNFEKLAKDGFYDGTLFHRVIPGFMIQGGDPNTKTDNKGSWGMGGPGYNIKAEFNSRSHLRGIVSMARSQDPDSAGSQFFIVTSDSAFLDRQYTVFGEVTQGMDVADKIVNLDRDGNDCPLEKASMIRVTVE, encoded by the coding sequence ATGGCTACAGTCAATATTGAAACCAATTTGGGAAACATTTCATTTAAGCTTCTTCCTGAATTAGCTCCAGAAACTGTAAGAAATTTTGAGAAATTAGCTAAAGATGGATTTTATGATGGAACACTTTTCCATAGAGTCATCCCAGGATTTATGATTCAAGGAGGCGATCCTAATACAAAAACAGACAACAAAGGTTCATGGGGAATGGGAGGACCAGGATATAATATCAAGGCTGAATTTAATTCAAGATCACATTTGCGAGGCATAGTTTCTATGGCTAGATCGCAAGATCCAGATAGTGCAGGTTCACAATTTTTTATTGTTACTTCTGATAGTGCATTTTTAGATAGACAGTATACTGTATTTGGCGAAGTGACCCAAGGAATGGATGTTGCAGACAAAATTGTAAATCTTGATAGAGATGGCAATGATTGTCCATTAGAAAAAGCATCAATGATTCGTGTTACTGTGGAATAG
- a CDS encoding tyrosine--tRNA ligase produces MDIIEKVNLIQRPPTEEIVTQEELIELFKTNSSPNHYIGLEISGFLHLGSLISTGFKINDFVKAGVKCKIFLADWHTLINDKLGGDWETIAKVSKYYQDAFKLVCPEAEIVLGSKLYEEKTEYWSDLVKFTKHMSIARTMRTLTIMGRSEDDKKIDVAKLLYPAMQAVDIHSLDVDIAHAGMDQRKIHMLVREIFPKMKWKVPVAVHHKLLPGLTKPADSSDDKILGKMSKSDPNSGIFVHNTDDEIRKKISKAWCEEANVENNPLLEISRTVIFHEFSEMKVERPEKFGGNVSYTNYNQLEKDFAEKKLHPGDLKQTVGNYLVKVISPIRENLNLNEELCEAIKKSF; encoded by the coding sequence TTGGATATTATAGAAAAAGTAAATTTGATTCAAAGACCACCAACAGAAGAAATTGTAACACAAGAGGAATTAATTGAATTATTCAAAACAAATTCATCTCCAAATCACTATATTGGTTTAGAAATTTCTGGTTTTTTACATCTTGGTAGTCTAATTAGCACAGGATTCAAAATTAATGATTTCGTAAAAGCTGGCGTAAAATGTAAAATTTTTCTTGCTGATTGGCACACTCTGATAAATGACAAATTAGGAGGAGATTGGGAAACAATTGCAAAAGTTTCAAAATATTATCAAGATGCATTCAAGTTAGTTTGTCCTGAAGCTGAAATTGTTTTGGGTTCAAAATTATATGAAGAAAAAACAGAATATTGGTCTGATCTTGTTAAATTTACAAAACATATGTCAATTGCAAGAACAATGAGAACATTAACAATAATGGGTAGATCAGAAGATGATAAAAAAATCGATGTTGCTAAATTACTCTATCCTGCGATGCAGGCAGTAGATATTCATTCTTTAGATGTAGATATTGCACATGCTGGAATGGATCAAAGAAAAATACACATGTTAGTAAGAGAAATTTTTCCAAAAATGAAATGGAAGGTTCCTGTTGCTGTTCACCATAAATTATTACCAGGCCTCACAAAGCCTGCAGACTCAAGTGACGATAAAATATTAGGAAAGATGAGTAAATCAGATCCAAATTCAGGTATTTTTGTTCATAATACTGATGATGAAATAAGGAAGAAAATCAGCAAGGCATGGTGCGAAGAGGCAAATGTTGAAAATAATCCACTGCTTGAAATTTCAAGAACGGTAATCTTTCATGAATTTAGTGAAATGAAGGTCGAAAGGCCGGAAAAATTTGGTGGAAATGTATCATACACAAATTATAATCAACTTGAAAAAGATTTTGCAGAAAAGAAATTACATCCAGGAGATTTAAAACAAACTGTTGGGAATTATTTAGTTAAAGTCATTTCCCCTATTAGAGAAAATCTAAATCTGAATGAAGAGTTATGTGAAGCAATAAAGAAGAGCTTTTAG
- a CDS encoding NADPH-dependent FMN reductase, with product MKIVVISGSPRKNANTQVIMKYVFEYTKSKNQDTKFINLSEGLIEYYRGPDVEYNEATKTAASDIMDADVWLIGSPIYNSFFSSALKNLFEYIDYKKTPGKVAGITILAAGNVGFVNVQTLITQLLSYFRVIANPKAVFLTTESVSENSVTDKDVQNRLKEMVDETLEIASKLHKD from the coding sequence ATGAAAATAGTTGTTATTTCTGGCAGTCCAAGAAAAAATGCAAATACGCAAGTTATAATGAAATATGTTTTTGAATACACTAAATCAAAAAATCAAGATACGAAATTCATTAATCTTTCAGAAGGTCTAATAGAATATTACAGAGGACCAGATGTAGAATATAATGAAGCAACAAAAACTGCTGCAAGTGACATTATGGATGCAGATGTATGGTTAATTGGATCACCAATTTATAATTCATTTTTTAGTTCAGCGTTAAAAAATCTGTTTGAATATATCGATTATAAAAAAACTCCAGGAAAGGTTGCGGGAATTACAATTTTAGCTGCTGGAAATGTTGGTTTTGTAAACGTTCAGACATTGATCACCCAATTGCTATCATATTTTAGAGTAATAGCAAATCCAAAAGCTGTTTTCCTAACTACTGAATCTGTATCTGAAAATTCTGTTACAGATAAAGATGTACAAAATAGACTAAAAGAAATGGTAGATGAAACTTTAGAGATTGCTTCTAAATTGCATAAAGATTAG
- a CDS encoding DegT/DnrJ/EryC1/StrS family aminotransferase — protein sequence MLKIPINIPIVGKEEITAVTSILKNGALTSAANQGGKHVQNFEKSVTSFVKSKYAIAVNSGTAALQAALYALDIKNGDEVLVPSFTFVATANAVVSTGAKPVFVDILKENYTIDPDALEKKITKKTRAIIPVHLYGNIVNVDRLSEISRKYNLPIIEDSAQSLGSMYKGKYSGTFFDMGCYSMYPAKVMTSGEGGFIVTNSKKLRDKLLMIRNHGMVHGYDTKMFGLNLRLPEINAAIATVQMKKLPNFLKIRKQNAELLTKLLSDLKIKLPTQRKDENLNWYLYTIAVEKRDNILKKLNKKGIGAASYYPTPIHKTPFYKQNTKLPVTDWASSHVLSLPIHPKVTRKNIEFIAKTIRDAL from the coding sequence ATGTTGAAAATTCCAATTAACATTCCTATTGTAGGTAAAGAAGAGATTACAGCAGTCACATCTATTCTAAAAAATGGCGCATTGACCTCAGCTGCAAATCAAGGTGGAAAACATGTCCAAAATTTTGAAAAATCTGTAACTTCCTTTGTAAAGTCAAAATATGCTATTGCTGTTAATTCCGGAACTGCTGCTTTACAGGCTGCACTTTATGCATTGGATATAAAAAATGGGGATGAGGTTCTAGTTCCTTCATTTACGTTTGTAGCAACAGCAAATGCAGTTGTTTCAACTGGGGCAAAACCTGTTTTTGTTGATATTTTAAAAGAAAATTATACTATAGATCCTGATGCTCTTGAAAAAAAGATTACAAAAAAAACCCGTGCAATTATTCCGGTTCATCTTTACGGTAATATAGTAAATGTAGATAGATTATCTGAAATTTCTAGAAAATATAATCTTCCAATAATTGAAGATTCTGCTCAGTCTTTAGGAAGTATGTATAAAGGAAAATACTCTGGCACTTTTTTTGATATGGGATGTTATAGCATGTATCCTGCAAAGGTTATGACATCCGGTGAAGGTGGTTTTATTGTAACTAATAGCAAAAAACTCAGAGACAAATTACTAATGATTAGAAATCATGGAATGGTCCATGGATATGATACTAAGATGTTTGGATTAAACTTACGATTACCAGAAATCAATGCTGCAATTGCAACTGTACAAATGAAAAAACTCCCAAATTTTTTAAAAATTAGAAAGCAAAATGCTGAACTACTAACAAAATTACTCTCTGATCTTAAAATTAAATTACCTACTCAAAGAAAAGATGAAAATCTAAACTGGTATCTTTATACTATTGCTGTTGAAAAACGTGATAATATTTTGAAAAAATTAAATAAAAAAGGAATAGGTGCTGCATCATACTATCCTACACCAATTCATAAAACACCATTTTACAAACAAAATACAAAACTTCCCGTTACTGATTGGGCATCTTCACATGTCCTCTCATTACCCATTCATCCAAAAGTTACTCGAAAAAATATCGAATTTATTGCTAAAACCATTCGTGATGCTTTGTGA
- a CDS encoding C2H2-type zinc finger protein, translated as MGLFGSNKNELKCKKCGTVLPDSERLKKHQEKAHNKKKEKCRVCGTEFDYSEDLRKHKKNCK; from the coding sequence ATGGGATTATTTGGTTCTAATAAAAATGAATTAAAATGTAAAAAATGTGGTACAGTTCTTCCAGATTCTGAAAGATTAAAAAAACATCAAGAAAAAGCTCATAACAAAAAAAAGGAAAAATGCAGAGTGTGTGGTACTGAATTTGATTATTCGGAAGATCTGAGAAAGCACAAAAAGAATTGTAAGTAA
- the bluB gene encoding 5,6-dimethylbenzimidazole synthase, with the protein MTENFTDEEKRGFYKAIYSRRDVRSHFTSKSIEDDILSKILNAAHHAPSVGFSQPWNFILIKDPDTKKKIKESFEEEKNRSSQLVEEPKRSKYLSFKLEGILESPVNLCVTYDPTKFGPFVIGRSSIPEAGLYSVCCAIQNLWLSARTEGVGLGWVSILSNETLKETLDLPEHVIPVAYLCLGYVDEFAEKPDLETKGWLPRLELKDVVFFEKWNDKENKDWKKIQNMIKDNLDYA; encoded by the coding sequence ATGACAGAAAATTTTACTGATGAAGAAAAAAGAGGATTCTATAAGGCAATTTACTCAAGAAGAGATGTAAGATCTCACTTTACCTCAAAATCAATAGAAGATGATATTTTATCAAAAATTCTTAATGCTGCACATCATGCACCATCAGTGGGATTTTCTCAACCATGGAATTTTATTTTGATAAAAGATCCTGATACAAAAAAGAAAATAAAAGAATCATTTGAGGAAGAAAAAAATCGTTCATCTCAATTAGTCGAAGAACCAAAGAGATCAAAATATCTTTCATTCAAGTTAGAAGGAATTTTGGAATCTCCAGTCAATCTTTGTGTAACATATGATCCTACAAAATTTGGACCGTTTGTAATTGGTAGATCAAGCATTCCAGAAGCTGGTCTTTATAGTGTATGTTGTGCAATTCAGAATTTGTGGTTATCAGCTAGAACAGAAGGAGTAGGTCTTGGATGGGTAAGCATTTTATCAAATGAAACATTAAAAGAAACTTTAGATTTACCAGAGCACGTTATACCTGTAGCGTATTTGTGTTTAGGATATGTTGATGAATTTGCAGAGAAACCAGATCTTGAGACTAAAGGTTGGTTACCAAGACTAGAATTAAAAGATGTAGTATTTTTTGAAAAATGGAATGATAAAGAAAATAAAGATTGGAAAAAAATTCAAAACATGATCAAAGATAACCTTGATTACGCTTAA
- a CDS encoding CopD family protein — MAAIEQAIITWIHLVAASIWVGGSLFIGIVFSPLLKTMTNSIEERMQIMIRVGRRFNKIAVPSLIILMVTGLYTSHVLLSKPELLISTSYGTFLIIKIILVIALIITYAVHVRVIRKDIEEKIMSNQMPESEIQKLRKKIIILGEITVVLSIAILFFASLLDAGV, encoded by the coding sequence ATGGCTGCAATAGAACAAGCAATTATCACTTGGATTCATCTTGTTGCAGCTTCGATATGGGTAGGTGGATCTTTATTCATTGGAATTGTATTTTCCCCTCTTTTGAAAACTATGACAAATTCTATTGAAGAAAGAATGCAAATAATGATTCGTGTTGGAAGACGATTCAACAAAATTGCTGTCCCGTCATTAATTATTCTGATGGTAACAGGATTGTATACTTCGCATGTTTTACTTAGTAAACCTGAACTTCTTATTTCAACAAGCTATGGAACATTTTTAATCATTAAAATTATTCTTGTAATTGCATTAATTATTACATATGCTGTTCATGTAAGAGTAATTCGTAAAGACATAGAAGAAAAAATTATGTCCAATCAAATGCCCGAGTCAGAAATTCAAAAATTAAGAAAAAAAATCATTATACTCGGAGAGATTACAGTAGTTTTGTCTATTGCGATACTATTTTTTGCATCATTACTTGATGCTGGAGTTTGA
- a CDS encoding tetrahydromethanopterin S-methyltransferase subunit A, with translation MNVIGEAIGELCKIILPINEEYYLGNPNSSIAVCTLSSMNLLKNFANSEILNKISIVGRLLSENKGIDSIIKYVNKNPQVDTIIVCGKEVWGHKPGHSLLELHKNGIDQKNRIINSTSPDPYLTVSKPEIRYFQHKINLVNLINETRFELILEKSSVF, from the coding sequence GTGAATGTTATAGGTGAAGCAATTGGAGAACTTTGCAAGATAATTTTACCAATTAATGAGGAATACTATCTAGGAAATCCAAATTCTTCAATAGCAGTTTGTACACTTTCAAGCATGAATTTACTCAAAAATTTTGCAAATTCTGAGATTTTAAATAAAATATCCATCGTAGGACGACTACTTTCTGAAAATAAAGGAATTGATTCTATAATAAAATATGTAAACAAAAATCCTCAAGTAGACACCATCATTGTTTGTGGAAAAGAAGTTTGGGGACACAAACCTGGCCATTCTTTATTAGAATTACACAAAAATGGAATTGATCAAAAAAATCGAATAATTAATTCTACTAGTCCTGATCCATATCTTACAGTATCAAAACCAGAAATAAGATATTTTCAACACAAGATAAATCTTGTAAACTTGATTAATGAAACTAGATTTGAATTAATTTTAGAAAAATCTAGTGTTTTTTAA
- a CDS encoding PfkB family carbohydrate kinase: MLTVFGSTALDTIRTPKKTLKNVLGGAATFAAISASNFVDTGLIAVVGKDFPKPHHKILSKYLDLQGLTIKEGKTFRYDGKYDNTLSTRSTLKTELNVLGDFKATVPEAYKKSQFIYLANNDPEQNTALIKEFDKVKFSMCDTIDFWISTKRDAVIKMIKAVDAVVINDEEAKLLTKEFNLIKCAKKMMQWGAKYVIIKKGEHGSLMFYDDVIFPTAGFSLEDVVDPTGAGDSFAGAMIGYLASKKSTKLSDIKKAVVYGNVLGSFAVERYGLDGLLKIKNGDIAKRVKIYEKMIRF, encoded by the coding sequence ATGCTTACTGTTTTTGGATCTACAGCATTAGATACTATTAGAACTCCAAAAAAAACACTAAAGAATGTTTTAGGTGGTGCTGCTACATTTGCAGCTATTTCAGCTAGTAATTTTGTAGACACGGGATTAATTGCAGTAGTTGGTAAAGATTTTCCTAAACCACATCATAAAATTTTATCAAAATATCTTGATTTACAAGGATTAACTATCAAAGAAGGCAAAACATTTCGTTATGACGGTAAATATGACAACACACTAAGTACAAGATCAACATTAAAAACTGAATTAAATGTACTGGGAGATTTTAAAGCAACAGTGCCAGAAGCTTATAAAAAATCTCAATTCATATATCTTGCAAATAACGATCCAGAACAAAATACTGCACTAATTAAAGAATTTGATAAAGTAAAATTCTCTATGTGTGATACAATTGATTTTTGGATATCTACTAAACGTGATGCAGTAATTAAAATGATCAAGGCCGTAGATGCAGTTGTAATTAATGATGAAGAAGCTAAACTTCTAACAAAAGAATTCAATCTGATTAAATGTGCTAAAAAAATGATGCAATGGGGAGCAAAATATGTCATAATTAAGAAAGGTGAGCATGGTTCCTTGATGTTTTACGATGATGTAATTTTTCCAACTGCAGGATTTTCCTTAGAAGATGTAGTAGATCCAACTGGAGCAGGAGATTCTTTTGCTGGAGCAATGATAGGTTATCTTGCTAGCAAAAAATCTACCAAGTTATCAGATATCAAAAAAGCTGTAGTTTATGGAAATGTTTTAGGTTCATTCGCAGTTGAAAGATATGGTTTAGATGGATTATTAAAAATTAAAAATGGTGATATTGCAAAACGTGTCAAGATTTACGAAAAGATGATTCGATTCTAA
- a CDS encoding dUTPase: protein MSQETSEKDRLETIFKLQKGLSEMMKLDRYPKDSEGRISALCTAIMHEAVELQRTTNWKWWKTPIEFNEDEAREELIDIWHFVVQASLELKLTPDDILKEYKKKNEINRERQRNGY, encoded by the coding sequence TTGTCACAAGAAACATCTGAAAAAGATCGACTGGAAACAATATTCAAGCTCCAAAAAGGTCTTTCAGAAATGATGAAATTAGATAGATATCCAAAAGATTCTGAAGGAAGAATTTCTGCTTTGTGTACAGCTATTATGCATGAGGCAGTTGAATTACAACGTACAACAAATTGGAAATGGTGGAAAACTCCAATTGAATTTAATGAAGATGAAGCAAGAGAAGAATTAATCGATATTTGGCATTTTGTTGTACAAGCATCACTAGAGCTAAAATTAACACCTGATGATATTTTGAAAGAATACAAAAAGAAAAATGAAATCAATCGCGAAAGACAACGAAATGGATATTAA
- the rtcA gene encoding RNA 3'-terminal phosphate cyclase, whose product MDFLKINGAHGEGGGQIIRSAIALSCITKQAIHLENIRKNRKIPGLKPQHLTAITLLQKIANAKVVGANLGSTELKFIPGNLEDLDLEADVGTAGSIPLILQVLIPVVAVSRKKLNLKIKGGTDVLWSPTIDYTQHVLREAYSRMGIKFSFELCKRGYYPKGGGKINLQINPSNVNSIIFSKRKTNNIKLICSFSKLLREEIESKVNEIVKKLDVANFIVDVEIKSEEALDSGASLLIYSVDDNSIIGLDGLYNKKTHNFDLDLDKFIEGYSIDDNLADMIVVPASLGNGKTIFQVKEITKHLETNLFVTSKITGCKYGIGKTSYGYEVIIEGISNSSIK is encoded by the coding sequence ATGGATTTTTTAAAAATTAATGGAGCACATGGTGAGGGGGGTGGACAAATTATTCGTTCAGCAATAGCACTCTCATGTATTACAAAACAAGCAATTCATTTAGAAAATATTAGAAAGAATAGAAAAATTCCTGGATTAAAACCGCAACATCTTACAGCAATTACTTTACTTCAAAAAATTGCAAATGCTAAAGTTGTTGGAGCAAATCTTGGATCAACAGAATTAAAATTCATTCCAGGCAATCTTGAAGATTTGGATTTAGAGGCAGATGTTGGTACCGCTGGAAGCATCCCATTGATTTTACAAGTTCTAATTCCAGTAGTTGCAGTTTCACGAAAAAAACTTAATTTAAAAATTAAAGGAGGTACAGATGTTCTTTGGAGTCCAACTATTGATTATACTCAACATGTTTTAAGAGAAGCATATTCAAGAATGGGAATAAAATTTTCATTTGAATTATGTAAACGTGGTTATTATCCAAAAGGGGGTGGAAAAATCAATTTACAAATAAATCCATCTAACGTAAATTCAATAATATTTTCAAAAAGAAAAACAAATAACATAAAATTAATTTGTTCATTTTCAAAATTACTTAGAGAAGAAATTGAGAGTAAAGTAAATGAAATTGTAAAGAAGTTAGACGTTGCAAATTTTATTGTAGATGTAGAAATTAAATCAGAAGAGGCATTAGATTCAGGTGCATCATTGTTAATCTATAGTGTTGATGATAATTCAATAATAGGATTGGACGGATTGTATAATAAAAAAACACATAATTTTGATTTGGATCTTGATAAATTTATTGAAGGTTATTCAATAGATGATAATTTGGCAGATATGATAGTTGTTCCAGCAAGTTTAGGTAATGGAAAAACGATTTTTCAAGTAAAAGAAATTACAAAACATTTAGAAACAAATTTGTTTGTTACATCAAAAATTACCGGCTGTAAATACGGTATTGGAAAAACAAGTTATGGATATGAAGTGATTATTGAGGGAATTTCAAACTCCAGCATCAAGTAA